In a single window of the Fusarium falciforme chromosome 3, complete sequence genome:
- a CDS encoding SIS domain-containing protein: MSPSAVCEASPESQDLVKGHNGNGSFTAVKPSNGTVSLAESLAGLQTEQKNSKTTNIDSMSSLELCRVINEEDASVAQAVQTCLPQIADAIDIIVPRLLSGGRVIYTGAGTSGRLGILDASEIPPTFSAPPGQFVGLIAGGDYAIRNAVEGAEDSEELGATDLAELTPPLSKNDTLVGIASSGRTPYVLGGLKYARSIGAATVGLACVKPSSLRSLCDVLIECVTGPEVVTGSTRLKAGTATKMILNMISTGSQIRTGKTFGNLMVDLKMSNEKLQNRARRVARMVVPPSSALDIESEEVLDAVLADCDGQVKLSILVATLGCSPAEGRAKLEAASGSLRQALQGNLTD; encoded by the exons ATGTCTCCTTCAGCTGTATGCGAGGCCTCGCCCGAAAGCCAAGATCTTGTGAAGGGCCACAATGGAAATGGTAGCTTTACGGCTGTTAAGCCCAGCAACGGCACCGTCTCGCTTGCAGAGAGTCTCGCGGGCCTCCAGACGGAGCAAAAGAACTCAAAGACAACAAATATTGATTCCATGAGTTCGCTAGAGCTATGTC GCGTTATCAACGAAGAGGATGCCTCAGTCGCACAAGCAGTTCAGACCTGCCTTCCGCAGATTGCTGATGCTATTGATATTATCGTGCCTCGACTCTTGAGTGGTGGTCGAGTCATCTACACCGGGGCAGGGACAAGTGGGAG GCTGGGCATCCTTGACGCCTCAGAAAT TCCCCCTACATTCTCGGCCCCTCCTGGACAGTTCGTCGGTCTGATTGCTGGGGGAGACTACGCGATCCGAAACGCTGTCGAAGGCGCCGAAGACTCGGAGGAGTTGGGAGCAACAGACCTGGCAGAACTTACGCCGCCGCTCAGCAAGAACGACACTCTGGTGGGAATCGCCTCGTCGGGGAGAACCCCATACGTGCTGGGTGGCTTGAAGTACGCCCGCTCCATCGGAGCTGCCACGGTCGGTCTGGCCTGCGTCAAGCCCAGCTCGCTCAGGTCCCTATGTGATGTTCTGATTGAATGTGTTACTGGGCCTGAGGTCGTGACGGGCAGCACTCGACTCAAAGCAGGAACTGCGACAAAAATG ATTCTGAACATGATCTCTACCGGCTCCCAAATTCGCACAGGAAAGACATTTGGAAACTTG ATGGTCGACTTGAAAATGTCCAACGAGAAGCTACAAAACCGGGCTCGCCGGGTCGCCCGAATGGTGGTCCCTCCATCATCGGCTCTAGATATCGAGAGTGAAGAGGTTCTGGATGCCGTCCTGGCTGACTGCGATGGTCAGGTCAAGCTCAGCATCCTCGTGGCGACTCTGGGCTGCTCGCCCGCGGAAGGACGGGCTAAGTTGGAGGCTGCCTCAGGGTCATTAAGACAAGCCCTGCAAGGAAACCTAACCGATTGA